In Novosphingobium sp. MMS21-SN21R, a single genomic region encodes these proteins:
- a CDS encoding DUF1761 domain-containing protein, producing the protein MGPVNWLAVVIAVLAALAVSAAWYGPLFGRARLEVVGPGGLGIRRSPGRTTAITAALLLVSATMMGHMFARVGADTLAVKWWLYFMMSGGLAIAFVIPSLWISYTQQRISTRLALIDGGFWLSAYLSMGLAFFLLG; encoded by the coding sequence ATGGGTCCGGTCAACTGGCTTGCCGTTGTCATAGCAGTACTTGCCGCACTGGCCGTGTCGGCAGCGTGGTACGGCCCGCTGTTCGGCCGCGCGCGGCTGGAAGTGGTGGGGCCGGGCGGCCTCGGCATTCGCCGCTCGCCGGGGCGGACCACCGCGATCACCGCCGCGCTGCTGCTCGTTTCCGCAACGATGATGGGCCACATGTTCGCGCGCGTCGGCGCAGATACGCTGGCAGTGAAGTGGTGGCTCTATTTCATGATGTCGGGCGGACTTGCCATCGCCTTCGTCATTCCCTCGCTGTGGATCAGCTATACCCAGCAGCGCATCAGCACGCGGCTTGCCTTGATTGACGGCGGCTTCTGGCTGTCGGCCTACTTGTCGATGGGCCTCGCCTTCTTCCTGCTCGGTTAA
- the serS gene encoding serine--tRNA ligase, which yields MHDIRLIREDAAAFDAALARRGVEPVAQSILALDAQRREIATRMQEVQARRNEASKAIGAAMGKGDKDTAEALKAEVAALKTELPALEEDERRLTAEQSAALAAWPNLPAADVPAGADEADNVEVSRWGTPREFAFTPQEHADLGPVLGLDFETGALISGARFTFLKGGMARLHRALAQFMLDRQTGENGYLECIPPLLVKDEAVFGTGQLPKFSEDLFRTTDGRWMIPTAEVSLTNAVQGQILSESQLPLRMTALTPCFRSEAGAAGRDTRGFIRQHQFEKVELVSIVRPEESEAEHERMTGCAEGVLQALGLPYRKVLLCTGDMGFTARKTYDLEVWLPGQGAYREISSCSNCGDFQARRMNARYRPEGAKGTEFVHTLNGSGLAVGRTLVAVLENYQREDGSVDVPEVLHAYMGGLTRLVPQG from the coding sequence ATGCATGACATCCGCCTGATCCGTGAAGACGCCGCCGCTTTCGATGCCGCTCTTGCCCGCCGGGGCGTGGAGCCTGTCGCCCAGTCGATCCTCGCGCTGGATGCGCAGCGGCGCGAGATTGCGACGCGGATGCAGGAGGTGCAGGCGCGCCGCAACGAGGCGTCCAAGGCGATCGGCGCCGCAATGGGTAAAGGCGACAAGGACACGGCAGAAGCACTCAAAGCCGAAGTCGCTGCGCTCAAGACCGAACTGCCCGCGCTGGAAGAAGACGAGCGACGCCTGACCGCCGAGCAGAGCGCCGCGCTCGCCGCATGGCCGAACCTGCCTGCTGCCGACGTGCCCGCAGGCGCGGACGAGGCGGACAACGTTGAAGTCAGCCGCTGGGGAACCCCGCGTGAGTTCGCATTCACACCGCAGGAACATGCCGATCTTGGCCCGGTGCTGGGGCTGGATTTCGAGACGGGCGCGCTGATTTCGGGCGCGCGGTTCACCTTCCTCAAGGGCGGAATGGCGCGGCTGCACCGGGCGCTGGCGCAGTTCATGCTCGACCGGCAGACAGGTGAGAATGGTTACCTCGAATGCATCCCCCCGCTGCTGGTCAAGGACGAGGCGGTGTTCGGCACGGGGCAGCTGCCCAAGTTTTCCGAGGACCTGTTCAGGACGACCGACGGGCGCTGGATGATCCCGACTGCCGAAGTCAGCCTGACCAACGCCGTGCAGGGGCAGATCCTGAGCGAATCCCAACTTCCGCTGCGCATGACCGCGCTGACGCCGTGTTTCCGCTCCGAAGCGGGCGCGGCGGGGCGCGATACGCGCGGGTTCATTCGCCAGCACCAGTTCGAGAAGGTCGAGCTTGTCTCGATCGTGCGGCCCGAGGAGTCCGAGGCCGAGCACGAGCGCATGACAGGCTGTGCCGAGGGGGTATTGCAGGCGCTGGGCCTGCCCTATCGCAAGGTGCTGCTGTGCACCGGCGACATGGGCTTCACCGCGCGCAAGACTTATGACCTTGAAGTGTGGCTGCCGGGGCAAGGCGCCTACCGCGAGATTTCGTCATGCTCCAACTGCGGCGATTTTCAGGCGCGTCGGATGAACGCGCGATACCGGCCAGAAGGCGCGAAAGGCACCGAATTCGTGCACACCCTTAACGGATCCGGGCTTGCCGTGGGCCGCACGCTGGTGGCAGTCTTGGAGAACTACCAGCGGGAGGATGGGTCGGTGGACGTGCCTGAAGTGCTGCATGCCTACATGGGCGGGCTGACCCGTCTGGTCCCGCAGGGCTGA
- a CDS encoding M23 family metallopeptidase: MRRLAAALLLLAAPAVLAQQGGSAPIVAWTYVVQPGDTFAQIARRWGTDMAALGAANGIASPYVIRVGQVLRRPESGKALAPAPSSSPTPKPTPRTAPTLRPAPPARPPLAPRESDAPRMQWPTEGAVITRFGEKVAGIPSNGIDLAALYGTKVRAAAAGTVIYAGREPERFGQLILIDHGGGFVTAYAYLGTMTVKEGQVVTARERIALVGKTGEALRPSIHFELRRNNVPRNPELYLPPRL; the protein is encoded by the coding sequence ATGAGGCGCCTTGCCGCTGCACTGCTGTTGTTAGCAGCGCCTGCTGTACTGGCGCAACAGGGTGGCAGCGCGCCGATCGTGGCGTGGACTTATGTGGTGCAGCCCGGTGACACTTTTGCCCAGATCGCGCGGCGATGGGGCACGGACATGGCGGCGCTCGGTGCGGCGAATGGCATTGCCAGCCCTTACGTGATCCGGGTGGGGCAAGTGCTGCGGCGGCCAGAGTCTGGAAAGGCGCTGGCACCTGCGCCAAGCTCTTCACCGACGCCGAAGCCCACGCCCCGCACTGCGCCGACGCTGCGCCCTGCCCCGCCCGCGCGACCGCCACTGGCACCGCGCGAGTCCGATGCGCCGCGCATGCAATGGCCGACCGAGGGCGCCGTCATCACGCGCTTCGGCGAAAAGGTGGCCGGCATTCCTTCCAACGGCATCGATCTTGCCGCGCTCTATGGCACAAAAGTGCGCGCCGCGGCCGCCGGAACCGTAATTTATGCCGGGCGCGAGCCGGAACGCTTCGGGCAGTTGATCCTGATCGATCATGGTGGCGGCTTCGTCACCGCCTATGCCTATCTTGGAACGATGACCGTGAAGGAGGGGCAGGTCGTCACCGCGCGCGAGCGGATTGCGCTCGTCGGCAAGACCGGCGAGGCGCTGCGCCCGAGCATCCACTTCGAACTGCGCCGCAACAACGTGCCGCGCAATCCAGAACTTTACCTGCCGCCCCGGCTTTAA
- a CDS encoding DUF2892 domain-containing protein produces MFKSNVGGIDRILRIIAGLVLIALVFVGPKTAWGWIGLVPLLTGLLRTCPLYSLIGLNSCPRK; encoded by the coding sequence ATGTTCAAATCCAACGTAGGCGGCATCGACCGCATCTTGCGCATCATCGCCGGGCTGGTGCTGATCGCACTGGTGTTCGTTGGACCGAAGACGGCTTGGGGTTGGATCGGCCTGGTACCGTTGCTCACCGGACTGCTGCGCACTTGCCCGCTTTATTCGCTGATCGGCCTGAACAGCTGCCCCCGCAAGTAG